The genomic DNA ctcacactgttgcaaggtctctttctctgctgttcgGGAGGGACACATCGGGAAATGTCCACTAAAGCTCCCATTTACCTGAAGCGGCGGTCCCGGAAGGGCAAGAAGGAGAAACTCCGTGATCTTCTTTCCTCCGATATGATTAGTCCTCCACTAGGTGACTTCCGTCACACCATCCACATCGGGAGCAGTGGTGGAGCTGACGACCTCTTTGGCGACCTCTCCTTCCTGCAGGGAAAGTTCCACCTGTTACCTGGGCAACAGGGGGATGAGTTCCAGTTCAGCCGCACAGCCAGCGTCAGCAGGCATCCACCCTCCACTGAGAGCTCTCCACTCCTGAAAAatgctctctcactccctgtcaTTGGAGGTGTACAAGCTCTCACCCTGCCTGTCTCCACCCAGAATCctactcctgtccccgcctcCACTCCCATCCACACTTCCCCCAACCTACAAGCCCCTCCTCCCAAACCTCCCAGACTGCACCTGGAAGATCGGACCTTAGGCCCTCAGGGCACCTGCTCAACCCCGTCCTGTCTACCCTCCCCGCCGAAAAATTCGACCCCCCATGTCAGCTCTCCGGACCCTGAGGACGGGGGGCGCAATCAAGACACGGCACAGGACGAGGAGAGTACGCAGGAGAAACCTTACCTATCCCACGCCGGGTCCTTACTTTCCCTCCATCTGGACCTGGGCCCCTCTATACTGGAGGAGGTGCTGCAGATCATGGATAGCCAGAAGATTGGAGGGCTTAATGGTGGTTTCACATCCGGGGGACGACAGGAGATCTACACCTGAGAGGGCCTTAAGTTGCAGGTCTTTCTGACTGTATGATAATATGGATAAGTGACTGAACACTCAAAGTGTAAAAGTGCTCTCTGTCCTGAGAGACTGTTTCCTTATTGAACATTACTTTTACTCTAGACTGTGAAAGACTTTGTGTTGCCTCTCCATGAgtcttctgttctctctaaaGGTTCAGAGATAATTGAATATTGTGTGATTGGCACAGAATGAACCAGCTGTGTACGCTCTACAAAACCAGTCGTCCTTGACATGTCAGTCTTCTCACAAAGGACTGTAAATTTATCATACTCGGATTACAATCGGACCTGTTCGACAAAATAGAGACGCTGGATCGAGATTGAGATTTCGGTTGGAAAGGAGACTTGTATTACCTGTTATGATCCTTTTCAGTAGGAGGGAACAACGTATTGCAACAGCTTTTAACTAAAGTTTAACCTTTCCTGCCTGTAATGCATCTGGTTTTGCAACTCTCAAATCTGGAGgcgtgtgaatgagagagtgtgaggaggtCTATTTTAACAACGCTGCAGCATGCTGGATCAGGAATCTGTCCACCCTGGCTTGGATCAGGTTGTTTGAGGCTCATGTGAAGAACACACTGCAGGAAAAATAAATGGCCTCTTTTCAAAGTAAGGGTGAcgtcatcctttttttttttcttcctttttttctttcttttttttttgttgctgctgaGCCAGATTGCGTGAGGGGGTAAAAATGTGTACCTCCGCCCTATTATCTGGGCCATTCACTGTATAAGGGTGTAACCTTAATTATCTATGtgcaagacaaaagaaaacaaaccataaaaaaaaattttaagcttcatttgtttgtcattgAAGTCACAAAGTCATGATTGGAAACAAATGTTTAGACAGCTTGATGGAATAGATAGAACAACACTAGTTAATAAAATTCTTTCTTTAGAATCCTATCAACTTCagagagacatgtttttttcagtggattagttttactttttttaattttttcattttatttattttttttctgaatgtatggtTTCCACATTCCCGTAGCCTGTGAAAGCAAATCccccttcttttgtttttatgacaaCAATTCTCTCGTCTGTCAAATGGAGGAGGAGTACCATTCTGTCAAGACGTAAAGcttggattgtttttttttttttttttccagagttaTCCGGCCTTGACCTGCCTGTTAAAaactgaaccccccccccccttctgctGCAGAGCAGGATGTCAGAGAACCATAGAGTATCAGAGATACTCTCTGTGAACGCAGAGCAAGATGCAATAACACGGGGCTGTAAAACTATgcctccacacaccacactgcagtGAGACGCTCGCTGTGATTTACGTCACTTCTAGGAAAAGTCAGTTTGTGAATACAGCATCTGAGATTACACTTTCTAGTAGTTTTGTTTATGTGAACTATAGCAATTCATTTGGGTAtggtgaaatattttcattttttttttttttttatcagagtaACACAAATTTATGCTTATTCTATGATGAAAGGATACTTTGCACTTGACTCTTACTGTACCAATAAAACTTATGTACTTATTGTAAATGGTGAAAGTAAATATAGATAAGGACATGaacacttgtctttttttcccttttctttacaAAATATGCATGCGTTATAGTAACTTTAGTCTTACCTCAGCAATGCAGAACACAGAGCCCACCTAAATCCAGAGGACAAAACCATACTGATTCAAAATGAGCCTCTCATAGGAACCCTGTATCAATTACAGTGGAAGTGAATCCTTTAAACAAGAAACATGTAAAGCCAAGCAACAGAATATCATTATCACAGAATGTTGAATCTCTATAGTTTGTGTATTTGAAGTGAGGTGTGTCCTAAGTGGTTTTGTAGACACAGAAACGGAGAATCATATTGATGAACCAGGTGCATTGACATGTATTACTCTAAACAGCCACTCCGCGTCTCTTAGTTTCTCCACGCCTCAACTGAACAGATCAAATTTAGGAGTTAGTTACAACATATCTTCTGACCTTCTGTCTATAGTACACCCAACTACTGGCATTTTCTCCCCTACTTCCCTGTATAAACAATTTCATCTTCTGTTACCAACACAGAACCAATTCCATTAGCGATGACGTTTGCATAacacacatttctgttgttGCTAACGTCAAAGCCTCTGGACTACCTTATCCCAACACTCTCTCTGAAGTAGTTTCCTTTGGCCGCGGAATGAACACTGAATGCTTGTATTAATAGCCTGTTATGA from Chanos chanos chromosome 8, fChaCha1.1, whole genome shotgun sequence includes the following:
- the cdc42ep2 gene encoding cdc42 effector protein 2; its protein translation is MSTKAPIYLKRRSRKGKKEKLRDLLSSDMISPPLGDFRHTIHIGSSGGADDLFGDLSFLQGKFHLLPGQQGDEFQFSRTASVSRHPPSTESSPLLKNALSLPVIGGVQALTLPVSTQNPTPVPASTPIHTSPNLQAPPPKPPRLHLEDRTLGPQGTCSTPSCLPSPPKNSTPHVSSPDPEDGGRNQDTAQDEESTQEKPYLSHAGSLLSLHLDLGPSILEEVLQIMDSQKIGGLNGGFTSGGRQEIYT